Proteins encoded by one window of Acuticoccus sp. MNP-M23:
- a CDS encoding c-type cytochrome, with protein MNAFELNKIIGAVLAALVLGMGLSVLSEIIFDEEPLYDPAYEVAIAEQEETMQDEEATETPFAVLLASADPAKGESAVRVCQACHNFEDGGANGIGPHLHDVVGRDMASVEGFNYSAAMKTHAEEAPAWTYEELDGFLENPQAWVPGTAMGYAGIKDDAQRADVVAYLKSISPNAPALPEPPAAEPEIPADAVGADPAAAEEAVSAEPAMDDSAAVTSDDPFTQMVLDASAEDGLANAAVCLACHSVEDGAAHKLGPNIHGVYGRAVASAEGFPYSPAMTAHAEEASHWDIEALNTYLEAPMEVVPGTKMAFAGVKDEAQRAAIIKWLHSISPEAGPIVPAAVDAAAPTAAAPAEAAPAAPEAAAPAEAAPETDAAVETVEPTEQASAPADAGAEVAPAPSTLTAAPSTVAPVAPAEVATPEAATTEDAAPAEEAAPAGAAVTPAADEAAAPAAADEAAAPATEVAPVDTAVAPATVDAAVPAAEEAATPAAATEASTADETEAPAANSRVTIQPGRSATVEIVNPNRPASATATTN; from the coding sequence ATGAACGCCTTCGAGCTAAATAAGATCATCGGCGCCGTGCTGGCCGCATTGGTGTTGGGGATGGGACTCAGCGTTCTGTCGGAGATCATCTTCGATGAAGAGCCACTTTATGACCCGGCCTATGAGGTCGCCATCGCCGAGCAGGAAGAGACCATGCAGGACGAGGAGGCGACCGAGACGCCCTTCGCCGTCCTCCTTGCCAGCGCCGACCCTGCCAAGGGCGAAAGCGCGGTTCGCGTCTGCCAGGCGTGCCACAATTTCGAGGATGGTGGCGCCAACGGCATCGGCCCGCACCTTCACGACGTCGTCGGTCGTGACATGGCGTCCGTTGAAGGCTTCAACTATTCCGCCGCAATGAAGACCCATGCCGAGGAAGCCCCCGCATGGACCTACGAGGAACTGGATGGCTTCCTCGAGAACCCGCAGGCTTGGGTGCCCGGCACCGCCATGGGTTATGCCGGCATCAAGGACGATGCGCAGCGCGCCGACGTTGTCGCGTATCTGAAGAGCATTTCGCCGAACGCGCCTGCGCTCCCCGAGCCGCCCGCAGCCGAGCCGGAAATTCCGGCTGACGCCGTCGGTGCCGACCCTGCCGCCGCCGAAGAGGCGGTTTCGGCTGAGCCCGCCATGGACGATTCGGCGGCGGTCACGTCCGACGATCCGTTCACCCAGATGGTGCTCGACGCCAGCGCCGAGGATGGCCTTGCGAACGCTGCGGTCTGCCTTGCCTGCCACTCGGTGGAGGACGGCGCGGCCCACAAGCTCGGGCCCAACATCCATGGTGTCTACGGCCGCGCGGTGGCATCGGCGGAAGGGTTCCCCTATTCCCCCGCAATGACCGCCCACGCCGAGGAAGCCAGCCACTGGGACATCGAAGCGCTGAACACCTATCTTGAAGCCCCCATGGAAGTGGTGCCCGGCACGAAGATGGCGTTTGCCGGCGTGAAGGACGAGGCGCAACGCGCCGCGATCATCAAGTGGCTGCACTCGATCTCGCCCGAAGCCGGGCCGATCGTCCCGGCGGCAGTCGATGCGGCAGCGCCGACCGCAGCGGCACCGGCAGAAGCGGCACCCGCCGCGCCTGAAGCCGCTGCACCGGCCGAAGCCGCACCCGAGACCGACGCTGCGGTCGAGACCGTGGAGCCGACTGAGCAGGCGAGTGCTCCGGCGGATGCTGGCGCCGAGGTGGCGCCTGCGCCGTCCACGCTGACGGCCGCGCCGTCGACAGTGGCGCCTGTCGCTCCGGCCGAAGTCGCCACGCCGGAAGCGGCCACCACCGAAGACGCTGCCCCGGCAGAGGAAGCGGCACCTGCTGGCGCTGCCGTCACGCCGGCGGCAGACGAAGCCGCTGCGCCGGCCGCGGCAGACGAAGCTGCCGCTCCGGCAACAGAGGTTGCACCCGTCGACACAGCAGTGGCCCCGGCCACAGTCGACGCTGCGGTCCCGGCTGCCGAAGAGGCAGCAACCCCGGCAGCAGCGACCGAGGCCAGCACCGCTGATGAAACCGAGGCCCCGGCCGCCAACAGCCGCGTAACGATCCAGCCGGGCCGTTCGGCAACGGTCGAAATCGTGAACCCGAACCGGCCTGCCAGCGCGACCGCAACCACCAACTGA
- a CDS encoding extracellular solute-binding protein, with amino-acid sequence MRATMLAATAALLATLATAMPGAALAQSAGEPVWHHASSLSEEPRYPEDFAHFDYVNPDAPKGGRVRLADPSGFDSFNPVLQRGNPAPGAALTYDTLMTTSFDEVDISGMYGLLAGAVRYPDDYAWVEYRLRPEARWHDGTPITAEDVVWSMDVTKQADPTRAFYYKDVAEVRDMGDNIVRFEFARAGNKELPHIVGQLQILPKHWWTGEGPGGPRDIMSGTLEPPLGSGPYKIARFEPNRFIEYERVPDYWGADLPVNIGTNNFDTVRYDTYRDQTVLLEAFKGDQYDFRMENSAKNWATGYDFPARKRGAVILEEFPDEARGVMQGFVMNLRLPKFQDQRVRRALNLLYDFEAQRDTIFYGQYERINSYFHGTELAASGLPEGQELEILEGVRDLVPPEVFTEPYENPVNGTPQNVRNNAREAVRLFKEAGYEIDGGKMVSSETGEQFTIELIENSPTMERVVLPYQQSLARIGVALSLRIVDTSQYLNRLRNFDFEMTVLPYGQSLSPGNEQLDFWGSEAADRPQSQNFAGIKNEAVDKLIDVLITAPDRATLVAATRALDRVLLHNDYIVPQFASHMIRTARWDRFGHPDAIPPYTVGFPTIWWWDEAKAASVQDRS; translated from the coding sequence ATGCGTGCCACGATGCTGGCGGCCACAGCCGCGCTTTTGGCAACCCTTGCCACGGCCATGCCCGGCGCCGCCCTTGCGCAGAGCGCTGGCGAGCCGGTCTGGCACCATGCGTCGTCCCTGTCGGAAGAACCGCGCTACCCCGAAGATTTCGCTCACTTCGACTATGTGAACCCGGATGCGCCGAAGGGTGGCCGTGTACGGCTTGCCGACCCCTCCGGGTTCGACAGCTTCAATCCCGTCCTGCAGCGCGGCAACCCGGCCCCCGGCGCCGCGCTCACCTACGACACGCTGATGACCACGTCGTTCGATGAGGTGGACATTTCCGGCATGTACGGCCTCCTGGCCGGTGCGGTCCGCTACCCTGACGATTATGCGTGGGTCGAATACAGGCTCCGTCCCGAAGCCCGGTGGCACGACGGCACACCAATCACTGCCGAGGATGTCGTCTGGTCGATGGACGTCACGAAGCAGGCCGACCCCACCCGCGCCTTCTATTACAAGGACGTGGCCGAAGTTCGCGACATGGGAGACAACATCGTCCGGTTCGAGTTTGCGCGGGCCGGCAACAAGGAGCTGCCGCACATTGTCGGCCAGCTCCAGATCCTGCCCAAGCACTGGTGGACGGGCGAGGGGCCCGGTGGCCCGCGGGACATCATGTCCGGCACGCTGGAGCCGCCGCTCGGCTCCGGCCCGTACAAGATTGCCCGCTTCGAACCCAACCGCTTCATCGAATATGAGCGCGTGCCGGACTATTGGGGCGCCGACCTGCCGGTGAACATCGGCACCAACAATTTCGATACCGTCCGCTACGACACCTACCGCGATCAGACCGTCCTTCTGGAAGCCTTCAAGGGCGATCAGTACGATTTCCGTATGGAAAACAGCGCCAAGAACTGGGCAACCGGCTACGATTTCCCGGCCCGCAAGCGCGGCGCCGTCATTTTGGAAGAATTTCCGGACGAGGCGCGCGGGGTGATGCAGGGCTTCGTGATGAACCTGCGCCTGCCGAAATTCCAGGACCAGCGGGTGCGCCGCGCGCTCAACCTCCTTTATGATTTCGAGGCGCAACGCGACACGATCTTCTATGGCCAGTACGAGCGCATCAACTCCTACTTCCACGGCACGGAGCTTGCCGCCTCCGGCCTGCCGGAAGGCCAGGAGCTGGAGATTCTCGAAGGCGTGCGCGACTTGGTGCCGCCCGAAGTGTTCACCGAGCCCTACGAAAACCCGGTCAACGGCACGCCGCAGAACGTGCGCAACAACGCGCGCGAGGCCGTTCGCCTGTTCAAGGAAGCCGGTTACGAAATCGATGGCGGCAAGATGGTCAGCTCGGAAACGGGCGAGCAATTCACCATCGAGCTGATCGAGAATTCGCCGACGATGGAACGGGTCGTGCTGCCCTATCAGCAGAGCCTTGCGCGCATCGGCGTGGCGCTCAGCCTGCGCATTGTCGACACCTCGCAATATCTGAACCGCCTGCGCAATTTCGACTTCGAGATGACGGTGCTGCCCTACGGCCAGTCCCTTTCGCCGGGCAACGAGCAGCTGGATTTCTGGGGCTCGGAGGCTGCCGATCGTCCGCAGTCGCAGAACTTTGCCGGCATCAAGAACGAGGCGGTGGATAAGCTGATCGACGTCCTGATCACAGCGCCGGACCGGGCAACGCTGGTCGCCGCGACGCGCGCGCTCGACCGGGTGCTCCTCCACAACGATTATATCGTGCCGCAGTTCGCCAGCCACATGATCCGCACGGCGCGTTGGGACCGGTTCGGCCATCCCGATGCGATCCCGCCCTACACGGTCGGTTTCCCGACGATCTGGTGGTGGGATGAAGCCAAGGCCGCCAGCGTTCAGGACCGGTCATGA
- a CDS encoding extracellular solute-binding protein, translating into MTGLTRRRVLVLSGAAALAAHPDLVLAQASSEAGAAGATVAGAGPRHALSVFGAPQYGADFKHFSYVNPDAPKQGRINLTPSRWTTNQNPITFNTFNMLILRGDSPAFMELTHAALMTRNLDEPDAVYPLIAESVVVDGRAYTFRLREDATFSDGSTITAEDVAFTYETLGKKGHPLLRQLLSGVEKVDVETPLSARITFRDGTSNRLPPLVSAEIPIISKAYYTANDIEDATLTVPVTSGAYTVGDYRAGRYVVFDRRPDDWSTNVPSRVGHNNFDSVRVDFFRERITGFEAFKKGDITFREEFTSKTWATEYNFPAIEDGRVLKRTFPDQRPSGAQGMFINTRRKKFADPRTRQALGTAFDFEWTNENIFYGLYDRTVSFFMNSDMMATGDPDPAELALLEPFRDQIPAEAFGPAWLPPQTDGSGRDRAPLREGARLLKEAGWERDGSGLVNADGERLTVEFLYAQPYWDKILQPFATRLGLLGVEVTLRVVESAQYQSRTKSFDFDLAIQRLSLAPTPGESIREFWTSAAAKTEGSYNLAGISDPVVDALVQTMITAPTRDEMVTAARALDRVLRVGHYWVPQWYSGTHKVAYWDQFGIPETKPKYDLPVETTWWAKDA; encoded by the coding sequence ATGACGGGGCTCACCCGCCGGCGCGTGCTGGTGCTGTCCGGTGCAGCGGCGCTCGCCGCCCATCCGGACCTTGTCCTTGCGCAGGCAAGTTCGGAGGCGGGCGCAGCCGGGGCCACGGTGGCTGGGGCCGGCCCGCGCCACGCACTCAGCGTTTTCGGAGCGCCGCAATATGGCGCCGACTTCAAGCACTTCTCCTACGTGAACCCGGATGCGCCCAAGCAAGGCCGCATCAATCTCACCCCGTCGCGCTGGACCACCAACCAGAACCCGATCACGTTCAACACCTTCAACATGCTGATCTTGCGTGGCGATTCTCCGGCGTTCATGGAACTCACCCACGCGGCTTTGATGACGCGCAACCTTGACGAGCCGGATGCGGTCTATCCGCTGATTGCCGAAAGCGTCGTTGTCGACGGGCGGGCCTACACGTTCCGGCTGCGTGAGGATGCCACCTTTTCCGACGGCAGCACCATCACCGCCGAAGACGTGGCGTTCACCTACGAGACGCTTGGCAAAAAGGGCCACCCGCTGCTGCGCCAGCTCCTGAGCGGCGTGGAGAAGGTCGATGTCGAAACCCCGCTTTCGGCGCGCATCACCTTCAGGGACGGGACCTCCAACCGCCTGCCGCCGCTGGTTTCGGCGGAGATCCCGATCATCTCCAAGGCCTATTACACCGCCAACGACATCGAGGATGCCACCCTCACGGTTCCCGTGACCTCTGGCGCCTACACGGTCGGCGATTACCGGGCAGGGCGCTACGTGGTGTTCGACCGCCGGCCGGATGACTGGAGCACCAACGTGCCTTCGCGCGTCGGCCACAACAATTTCGACAGCGTGCGCGTGGACTTCTTCCGCGAGCGGATCACCGGGTTCGAGGCGTTCAAGAAGGGTGACATCACCTTCCGCGAGGAGTTCACCTCAAAGACCTGGGCAACCGAATACAACTTTCCCGCCATCGAGGACGGCCGCGTCCTCAAGCGCACATTCCCGGACCAGCGCCCGTCCGGCGCGCAGGGCATGTTCATCAACACGCGGCGCAAGAAGTTCGCGGACCCGCGCACCCGCCAGGCGCTCGGCACCGCATTCGACTTCGAGTGGACCAACGAGAACATCTTCTACGGCCTCTACGACCGCACGGTCTCGTTCTTCATGAATTCGGACATGATGGCGACCGGCGACCCGGACCCGGCGGAGCTGGCGCTGCTGGAGCCCTTCCGCGACCAGATCCCGGCCGAAGCGTTCGGCCCCGCCTGGCTGCCGCCGCAGACCGATGGGTCCGGCCGCGACCGCGCCCCCTTGCGCGAAGGCGCGCGGCTCCTGAAGGAAGCCGGCTGGGAGCGCGATGGCAGCGGTCTCGTCAATGCCGACGGCGAGCGGCTGACCGTCGAGTTTCTCTACGCCCAGCCCTACTGGGACAAGATCCTGCAACCTTTCGCCACGCGGCTTGGCCTTCTCGGGGTGGAGGTCACGCTGCGCGTGGTGGAATCCGCGCAGTACCAGTCGCGCACCAAATCGTTCGACTTCGACCTTGCGATCCAGCGTCTGTCGCTGGCGCCGACGCCGGGCGAGAGCATCCGCGAGTTCTGGACTTCGGCGGCTGCGAAAACGGAAGGTTCGTACAACCTTGCCGGTATTTCCGACCCGGTGGTCGACGCGCTGGTCCAGACCATGATCACCGCGCCGACCCGTGACGAGATGGTCACGGCCGCCCGCGCGCTGGACCGCGTGCTGCGTGTGGGTCACTATTGGGTGCCCCAGTGGTACAGTGGCACGCACAAGGTTGCCTACTGGGACCAGTTCGGTATCCCTGAAACGAAACCAAAATATGACCTGCCGGTGGAAACCACCTGGTGGGCAAAGGACGCCTGA
- a CDS encoding microcin C ABC transporter permease YejB: MGAYIFRRILLMFPTIFGIMLISFAIVQFAPGGPVDKVVAQIRGTDVAATARVSGGTASGDFAGSAQGGEGSTYRGAQGLDPEFIAELEKQFGFDKPPIERFGLMLGNYLTFDFGESYFRDRGVLELIADKLPVSISLGLWMTLISYTISIPLGIRKAVKDGSSFDIWTSGVIIVAYAIPGFLFAVLLMVLFAGGSFWNIFPLTGLTSDNFDQLNWYQKIGDYFWHLTLPLIALSLSAFATTTLLTKNSFLEEIRKQYVMTARMKGLSEREVLYGHIFRNAMLIIIAGFPGAFISAFFTGSLLIETIFNLDGLGLLGFESVIDRDYPIVFGTLYIFSLLGLFVSLISDLTYTAVDPRIDFESREV, translated from the coding sequence ATGGGCGCTTATATCTTTCGCCGCATCCTTCTGATGTTCCCGACCATCTTCGGGATCATGCTGATCTCGTTCGCCATCGTGCAGTTTGCCCCCGGCGGCCCGGTGGACAAGGTGGTCGCGCAGATCCGCGGCACTGATGTCGCGGCCACGGCGCGGGTGTCGGGCGGCACCGCGTCGGGAGATTTTGCCGGCAGTGCGCAGGGCGGCGAGGGCTCCACCTACCGCGGCGCGCAGGGGCTGGACCCGGAGTTCATTGCCGAACTCGAAAAGCAGTTCGGCTTCGACAAGCCCCCCATCGAACGCTTTGGCCTGATGCTCGGCAACTACCTCACCTTCGACTTTGGCGAGAGCTATTTTCGCGACCGCGGGGTGCTGGAACTGATTGCCGACAAACTGCCGGTCTCCATCTCGCTCGGCCTGTGGATGACGCTGATTTCCTACACGATCTCGATTCCGCTCGGCATCCGCAAGGCGGTGAAGGACGGCTCCTCTTTCGATATCTGGACGAGCGGGGTCATCATCGTTGCCTACGCCATTCCGGGCTTCCTGTTTGCGGTCCTCCTGATGGTGCTGTTTGCCGGCGGCTCGTTCTGGAACATCTTCCCGCTGACGGGCCTCACGTCGGACAATTTCGACCAGCTGAACTGGTACCAGAAGATCGGCGACTATTTCTGGCACCTGACGCTGCCGCTGATCGCGCTGTCGCTCTCCGCCTTCGCCACCACCACGCTCCTCACCAAGAACTCGTTCCTGGAAGAAATCCGCAAGCAATACGTGATGACGGCGCGGATGAAGGGCCTGTCCGAGCGTGAGGTGCTTTACGGGCATATCTTCCGCAATGCGATGCTGATCATCATCGCGGGTTTTCCGGGCGCCTTCATCAGCGCCTTCTTCACAGGCTCGCTCCTGATCGAGACCATCTTCAACCTCGACGGGCTGGGCCTTCTGGGCTTCGAGAGCGTGATCGACCGGGACTATCCGATCGTGTTTGGCACCCTTTACATCTTCTCGCTGCTGGGCCTCTTCGTCAGCCTCATCTCCGACCTCACCTACACCGCCGTCGATCCGCGGATCGACTTCGAGAGCCGGGAGGTCTGA